From one Trifolium pratense cultivar HEN17-A07 linkage group LG1, ARS_RC_1.1, whole genome shotgun sequence genomic stretch:
- the LOC123907784 gene encoding dof zinc finger protein DOF4.6-like, with protein sequence MYTTQWPQEIMVKPIVTTNHHVLEKKPKPQKEQPINCPRCNSINTKFCYYNNYSLTQPRYFCKTCRRYWTQGGSIRNIPVGGGSRKNKRSSSFSNSSISTKNQHAHEFVDVTLTPQNKIHHEDQGQDLNLSFPSITLRSSELVQQNNNNTSTSNQFSAMELLTGIGGFTSRGLQHPFMPVQLQGGFSMQDFKQVPMSFCLDGINGESGFASGVQEISEGKVLFPFEDLKQVSSTNDNLTLGLDENNIKEDQQGYSTGIWTGMLGGGGGGGGGGGSWS encoded by the exons ATGTATACAACTCAGTGGCCTCAG GAGATTATGGTGAAACCAATAGTAACAACAAATCATCATGTGTTGGAGAAAAAGCCAAAGCCACAAAAAGAACAACCTATAAACTGTCCAAGATGTAATtcaataaacacaaaattttgTTACTACAACAATTATAGCTTAACACAACCAAGATATTTCTGCAAAACATGTAGAAGATATTGGACTCAAGGTGGATCCATTAGAAACATTCCTGTTGGTGGTGGttcaagaaaaaacaaaagatcttcatctttttctaattcttcaatttcaacaaaaaacCAACATGCTCATGAATTTGTTGATGTTACACTTACACCACAAAATAAGATTCATCATGAAGATCAAGGACAAGATCTAAATTTGTCTTTTCCTTCAATAACACTAAGATCTAGTGAATTGGttcaacaaaataataacaacacTTCAACTTCTAATCAGTTTTCAGCAATGGAGCTTCTCACTGGGATAGGTGGATTTACTTCAAGGGGTTTACAACATCCTTTTATGCCTGTTCAACTTCAAGGTGGATTTTCTATGCAAGATTTTAAGCAAGTGCCAATGAGTTTTTGTTTAGATGGAATTAATGGAGAAAGTGGATTTGCAAGTGGTGTTCAAGAGATAAGTGAAGGAAAAGTTTTGTTTCCTTTTGAGGATTTAAAACAAGTTTCTAGTACTAATGATAACCTAACATTGGGTTTGGATGAGAATAATATTAAGGAGGATCAACAAGGTTATTCAACTGGGATTTGGACCGGAATGTTGGGAGGAGGAggcggaggaggaggaggaggaggatcaTGGTCGTAA